In Cytobacillus sp. IB215665, one genomic interval encodes:
- a CDS encoding glycosyltransferase family 39 protein → MLKHVKKPDYLLILIILLAAVLNIYNIWTDDYANPYYTAAVNSMMQSFENFFFASFDAAGYVTVDKPPVAFWIQTISAFIFGFHGWSVILPQALAGIGSVILMYVLLKPSFGTTAARIASLVMACTPIAAAVSRTNNIDSLLVFTLLLATWLLFKAVKNEKVLWLIGSFAVIGIGFNMKMLQAFMVLPAFYLFYLLATKIDWKRKAKILSGATVVLLVVSLSWAVIVELTPEENRPYVGSSQTNSVLELAFGYNGISRLIGLQKGGTEPVSNEEGNGTPQQMSPNRSRGGMPSGGPPNGQMTPEMEERMKEMQEQMESGEGIQSGNNPMMGGARQMDDTGEPGLLRLFSTALSDQISWFIPFILIASIGLLMKMRTLRKITQENSQILFWILWFIPIAAFFSVASFFHSYYLVMLAPPIAALTGIGWVALVKSYLNDNGWQKWLFPIAILVTTLFELYILMTNGIVIGLGLPLVVGLLGIGLSLALFMMKKNNKFSYLTSIASLLVLLIAPFYWSATPMLYGGMAMLPAAGPDIKNTQGMAQMMIGDADPKTIEYLTENNTGEEYLFATAKATTAAPYIIETGEAVMAMGGFSGTDSILTVEQLSDMVKEGKVKYFILTSELMGRGSGVEDWIKEHGTEIPKDQWQSTSNESQMSGTMTLFKITEVD, encoded by the coding sequence ATGCTCAAGCATGTAAAAAAACCAGATTATTTACTCATACTTATTATTCTATTAGCTGCTGTACTGAACATTTATAACATATGGACAGATGATTATGCTAATCCATATTACACTGCAGCTGTAAACAGTATGATGCAAAGCTTTGAAAATTTCTTTTTCGCATCTTTTGATGCTGCAGGCTATGTAACAGTGGATAAACCACCAGTTGCGTTTTGGATTCAGACCATTAGTGCATTTATTTTTGGATTTCATGGTTGGAGTGTCATATTACCACAAGCATTAGCTGGAATAGGGTCGGTAATATTGATGTATGTTCTCTTAAAACCATCTTTTGGTACCACAGCAGCTAGAATTGCCAGTTTAGTCATGGCATGTACCCCTATCGCAGCAGCAGTAAGTCGTACGAATAATATTGATAGTCTTTTAGTATTTACGTTGCTTTTAGCTACTTGGTTATTATTTAAAGCAGTTAAAAATGAAAAGGTTCTATGGCTCATTGGTTCATTTGCTGTAATCGGCATAGGGTTCAATATGAAAATGCTTCAAGCTTTCATGGTATTACCTGCTTTTTATTTATTTTATTTGTTAGCTACAAAAATTGATTGGAAGAGGAAGGCGAAAATATTATCTGGTGCAACTGTTGTTTTATTGGTCGTTTCATTATCGTGGGCGGTCATAGTTGAATTAACTCCAGAAGAGAATAGGCCTTATGTTGGAAGCAGTCAAACAAATTCCGTCTTAGAATTGGCTTTCGGTTATAACGGAATTTCTCGCTTAATTGGATTACAGAAAGGTGGTACTGAGCCTGTATCTAACGAAGAAGGTAATGGTACCCCTCAACAAATGTCACCAAATAGAAGTAGGGGTGGTATGCCTAGTGGGGGACCACCAAATGGGCAGATGACTCCAGAGATGGAAGAAAGAATGAAAGAAATGCAAGAACAAATGGAAAGTGGAGAAGGTATACAAAGTGGTAATAATCCAATGATGGGTGGCGCCCGCCAAATGGACGATACTGGTGAACCTGGATTGCTAAGATTATTTAGTACAGCCCTATCAGATCAAATTAGTTGGTTCATTCCATTTATATTGATAGCAAGTATCGGGTTGCTTATGAAGATGAGAACCTTAAGAAAAATAACACAAGAAAATAGTCAAATATTATTTTGGATATTATGGTTTATACCTATAGCAGCTTTTTTCAGTGTAGCATCCTTTTTCCATTCATACTATCTCGTCATGCTTGCTCCTCCAATAGCTGCACTTACAGGTATAGGTTGGGTGGCATTAGTAAAATCGTATCTTAATGATAATGGCTGGCAAAAATGGCTCTTTCCAATTGCTATTTTAGTAACAACACTATTTGAGCTATACATTTTAATGACAAATGGAATAGTAATTGGATTAGGATTACCTTTAGTTGTTGGTTTATTAGGTATAGGTTTGTCATTAGCATTGTTTATGATGAAAAAAAATAATAAGTTCTCTTATCTTACATCTATAGCTAGTCTTCTAGTCTTGTTAATTGCACCTTTCTATTGGTCAGCGACACCGATGCTTTACGGTGGAATGGCTATGCTTCCGGCGGCGGGACCTGATATAAAAAATACACAAGGTATGGCGCAAATGATGATTGGAGATGCTGACCCGAAAACGATCGAGTATTTAACAGAAAATAATACGGGCGAGGAGTATTTGTTTGCTACTGCGAAAGCAACTACGGCAGCTCCATACATTATCGAAACAGGTGAGGCAGTAATGGCTATGGGAGGATTTAGTGGAACCGATTCAATTTTAACGGTTGAACAGCTTAGTGACATGGTCAAGGAAGGGAAGGTTAAATACTTCATATTGACATCTGAACTCATGGGTAGAGGTTCGGGTGTAGAAGATTGGATCAAAGAACACGGCACGGAAATTCCTAAGGATCAATGGCAATCTACTTCTAATGAATCCCAAATGAGCGGAACGATGACGTTATTCAAAATTACGGAGGTGGATTAA
- a CDS encoding glycosyltransferase family 2 protein, producing MNEHVRYSIIVPVYNEESVIHETYCRLKEVMESTAEVYELLFVNDGSQDNTASIIKNFCDDDPSVKLINFARNFGHQIAITAGMDYAKGDAIVVIDADLQDPPELILQMIEKWKQGFDVVYAKRIKREGETLFKKLTATLFYRVLRASTDIDIPVDTGDFRLIDRKVCNEMKGIQEKNRFVRGLISWVGFRQTAVEYVRNERLAGETKYPFKKMLKLSLDGITTFSYKPLKLAGYTGGFLSITAFLYMVFVIYQKLFTNSTVDGWASLIIIQLFFSGIILILLGVIGEYIGRIYDETKNRPLYIVSDSYGVETHERKVTSSVVHE from the coding sequence ATGAATGAGCATGTTAGGTATTCTATTATTGTCCCTGTCTACAATGAAGAATCTGTTATTCATGAGACGTACTGTCGTTTAAAAGAAGTTATGGAAAGTACAGCCGAAGTTTATGAATTATTGTTCGTCAATGATGGTAGTCAAGATAACACTGCTTCTATAATAAAAAATTTCTGTGACGATGATCCATCAGTAAAGCTAATTAATTTTGCTAGAAATTTTGGTCATCAAATCGCAATTACAGCAGGGATGGATTATGCAAAAGGTGATGCCATTGTAGTGATTGATGCTGATCTACAGGACCCACCTGAATTAATTCTACAAATGATAGAAAAATGGAAGCAAGGATTCGATGTGGTATACGCAAAACGGATCAAACGCGAGGGAGAAACGCTCTTTAAAAAACTAACAGCAACTTTATTTTATCGTGTATTAAGGGCTTCAACAGATATTGATATTCCTGTTGATACAGGTGATTTTCGTTTAATAGATCGTAAAGTATGTAATGAGATGAAAGGGATTCAAGAAAAAAACCGTTTTGTACGAGGTTTAATAAGTTGGGTTGGGTTTCGACAAACAGCTGTAGAATATGTACGAAATGAACGGTTGGCTGGGGAAACAAAATATCCATTTAAAAAAATGTTGAAATTATCGTTAGATGGCATTACAACCTTTTCCTATAAACCTTTAAAGCTAGCAGGCTATACAGGTGGATTTTTATCCATCACGGCCTTTCTATATATGGTATTTGTTATCTACCAAAAACTATTTACAAATAGTACAGTAGATGGATGGGCTTCACTTATCATTATTCAACTGTTCTTCAGCGGCATTATTCTCATCTTGTTAGGAGTGATTGGCGAATATATTGGTCGTATTTACGATGAAACAAAGAATCGTCCTCTATATATTGTTAGTGACAGCTATGGTGTAGAAACGCACGAAAGAAAAGTCACAAGTAGTGTTGTGCATGAATAA
- a CDS encoding NAD(P)/FAD-dependent oxidoreductase: protein MKTIVILGGGYAGINLVDSLKKELKDQLGTAVRVILVDKNSYHFRKVLLVKAITEDADDLQLKVPFQRYVSKGIEVLQGEVTRINKAGNIVEIEKEDHQVVELHYDYLVITLGSRVKDNEHFFGGMTLKDESSAHAIKDRLIDLINNTKKLNSDHKRQSNLNIALVGAGITGIETACELAVWLKEQALVHGIDPSGVEVLLFDPKTRLLHEAPEHISSRLEKKMNKFGVKFFSNTRVKEFKNGYLVCTDGRKYEIGLCVITNGVEVNPTIKQFQLPLSDRNQLIVNVCYEVEGHQNIYSIGDCARIIDPITNEYDGMTCKEAIPQAQRLAKIIKNKMTKQPNHIVHTSYPVKLFCVSLGPNEGFVWIQKWGMNFTLTGQLGLRFRNYTWNLASLLK, encoded by the coding sequence ATGAAAACAATTGTGATATTAGGCGGAGGTTACGCTGGAATAAACTTAGTAGACAGTTTGAAGAAAGAATTAAAAGACCAGCTAGGAACAGCAGTGAGAGTTATATTAGTTGATAAAAACTCGTATCATTTTCGAAAGGTACTATTAGTAAAAGCAATTACCGAAGATGCAGACGACTTACAACTAAAAGTTCCCTTTCAACGGTATGTTTCAAAGGGTATTGAGGTGTTACAAGGGGAAGTCACACGTATTAATAAGGCTGGTAATATTGTTGAAATTGAAAAGGAAGACCACCAAGTAGTTGAGCTTCATTACGATTATTTAGTCATTACGCTAGGTAGCAGAGTTAAGGACAATGAGCACTTTTTTGGGGGTATGACACTTAAGGATGAAAGTAGCGCACATGCTATTAAAGATAGGTTAATAGACTTAATAAATAACACAAAAAAACTCAATTCTGATCATAAAAGGCAAAGCAATTTAAATATCGCATTAGTTGGTGCTGGAATAACAGGAATTGAAACTGCATGTGAGCTTGCTGTGTGGCTAAAAGAACAAGCGTTAGTGCATGGTATTGATCCGAGTGGAGTAGAAGTTCTTTTATTCGATCCGAAAACACGGCTTCTACACGAAGCACCTGAACATATTAGTTCCAGATTAGAGAAAAAGATGAACAAATTTGGTGTCAAGTTTTTTTCTAACACAAGGGTAAAGGAATTCAAGAATGGATACCTAGTCTGTACAGATGGAAGAAAATATGAAATAGGCTTATGTGTCATTACAAACGGTGTGGAAGTTAATCCAACCATCAAACAATTTCAATTACCACTATCTGATCGAAATCAACTAATTGTTAACGTTTGTTATGAAGTAGAAGGGCACCAAAACATTTATTCAATTGGAGACTGTGCTCGAATAATTGACCCTATTACAAATGAATACGATGGAATGACATGTAAGGAGGCTATTCCACAGGCACAGAGGTTGGCTAAAATTATTAAGAATAAAATGACTAAACAGCCAAATCATATCGTTCATACTAGCTACCCTGTTAAGCTATTTTGTGTTAGTTTAGGACCAAATGAAGGATTTGTTTGGATTCAAAAATGGGGTATGAATTTTACGTTAACAGGCCAATTAGGGTTGAGATTCCGCAATTATACATGGAATCTTGCAAGTTTACTAAAGTGA
- a CDS encoding HAMP domain-containing sensor histidine kinase codes for MKTIYAKLISSFIITILLSMIIAFYFVTAFNKRDIQHNLATNMKSVAYEFIQLYGKENAQQAVSFFTNMSFTGYTFIIYDELLQKQEVGERTIQATIHEEDIVKVLNGEEHTNYVKGVNPPFNSIIGVPFEEQGKQYALFVLSNPEKQIRSSRKIQLTQLAFVLIIGSLFFLYISKLLVQPIKELIKATEEVGNGNYKVEIPVTSKDEIGSLTSHFNKMTKELSKIEQMRQDFVAGVSHEIQSPLTSIHGFAKALKNNEIDQQAKMEYLTIIEQESTRLSQLGGNLLKLASLDSEHHPFTLVRYRVDEQIRRVITSLAPQWEAKELLLNIQLPETYFKGDEDLLEQVWVNLLNNAIKFTPRLGSIDINLTTDESKVTCSITDTGPGIPEEDLKYLFEQFYKTDHSRSSRGSGLGLAIVKKIVEMHGGQTMAISELNNGSTFVVTLPINQENEK; via the coding sequence ATGAAAACAATATATGCAAAATTGATAAGTTCTTTCATCATTACAATCTTGTTAAGTATGATCATAGCCTTTTACTTCGTAACGGCATTCAATAAAAGGGACATTCAACATAATTTAGCAACTAACATGAAGAGCGTTGCATACGAATTCATTCAATTATATGGTAAGGAGAATGCACAACAAGCTGTCTCATTTTTTACTAATATGTCCTTTACGGGATATACATTTATCATATATGATGAGCTTCTTCAAAAACAAGAAGTTGGAGAACGTACAATACAAGCTACCATTCATGAAGAGGACATAGTTAAAGTGTTAAATGGTGAAGAGCATACTAATTATGTAAAAGGGGTAAACCCACCTTTTAATTCAATTATCGGTGTGCCATTTGAAGAGCAAGGCAAGCAATATGCGTTGTTTGTGTTATCCAACCCTGAAAAACAGATCAGATCTTCTCGGAAAATACAACTAACTCAGTTAGCATTTGTGCTTATAATAGGGAGCTTGTTCTTCTTATATATATCAAAACTACTTGTGCAGCCTATCAAAGAATTAATCAAAGCAACAGAAGAGGTAGGAAATGGAAATTATAAAGTGGAAATTCCGGTTACCTCTAAAGATGAAATTGGTTCATTGACAAGCCATTTTAATAAAATGACGAAAGAGTTAAGTAAAATAGAACAAATGCGCCAAGATTTTGTTGCAGGAGTCTCTCATGAAATTCAATCACCACTCACGTCTATACATGGGTTTGCTAAAGCATTAAAAAATAATGAGATTGATCAACAGGCAAAAATGGAGTATTTAACTATTATTGAACAAGAAAGTACGAGGTTGTCTCAACTAGGAGGAAACTTATTAAAATTAGCCTCACTCGATTCAGAACATCATCCTTTTACATTAGTCCGTTATCGTGTAGATGAGCAAATTCGTCGTGTGATCACTTCTTTAGCTCCTCAATGGGAAGCAAAAGAATTACTATTGAATATCCAATTACCAGAAACTTATTTTAAAGGTGATGAAGATTTGTTAGAACAAGTTTGGGTGAATCTCCTTAATAATGCAATCAAGTTCACTCCTCGATTAGGGAGCATCGACATTAACTTAACTACAGATGAATCTAAAGTAACCTGCTCCATCACTGATACAGGACCTGGAATACCAGAAGAGGATCTCAAATATCTATTTGAACAGTTTTATAAGACTGATCATTCTAGATCTTCAAGAGGAAGTGGTTTAGGACTTGCTATCGTAAAAAAAATAGTTGAAATGCACGGTGGACAAACTATGGCTATTAGCGAACTCAATAATGGAAGTACATTTGTCGTTACACTACCAATTAATCAAGAAAACGAGAAATAA
- the galU gene encoding UTP--glucose-1-phosphate uridylyltransferase GalU yields the protein MKIKKAVIPVAGLGTRFLPATKAQPKEMLPVVGKPAVQYIVEEAVQAGIESIIFVTGKNKKSIEDHFDKSTELERMLEEKGKIAQLKEVQSISSMANIYYIRQKEPLGLGHAVLCAKQFIGDDPFAVLLGDDIMISKPPAIKQMMNVYERTGVPIVGVQQVPLSDVSKYGIINPSNKKDEVYHIHDLIEKPDLKQAPSNLAILGRYILNPSIFPILETIERGAGNEIQLTDGLRHVCKKDGLMAIELQGNRYDIGDQLGYTKAIAEIGLQRPELRSKLLAYFDQLLKNESQKKELVK from the coding sequence ATGAAGATAAAGAAAGCAGTCATTCCAGTAGCAGGGCTTGGGACACGATTTTTACCAGCAACAAAAGCTCAACCTAAAGAAATGCTCCCAGTAGTTGGCAAGCCTGCAGTGCAATATATCGTAGAGGAAGCTGTTCAGGCAGGTATTGAAAGTATTATTTTTGTTACAGGAAAAAACAAGAAATCGATTGAAGATCACTTTGATAAATCTACAGAATTAGAGCGGATGTTAGAAGAAAAAGGAAAAATAGCTCAATTGAAGGAAGTACAGTCTATATCATCAATGGCAAATATTTATTATATTCGTCAAAAAGAACCGTTGGGCTTAGGGCATGCGGTGCTTTGTGCAAAGCAATTTATAGGGGATGACCCATTTGCAGTCTTACTTGGTGATGATATTATGATTTCTAAACCTCCAGCGATCAAGCAAATGATGAATGTATATGAAAGAACTGGCGTTCCTATCGTAGGCGTGCAACAGGTGCCACTATCAGATGTGAGTAAATACGGAATTATTAATCCAAGTAATAAAAAAGACGAGGTTTACCATATTCATGATCTAATTGAGAAACCCGATTTAAAGCAAGCTCCTAGTAATTTAGCTATTTTAGGAAGGTATATTTTAAATCCTTCAATTTTTCCTATTTTAGAAACAATTGAAAGAGGAGCCGGTAATGAAATACAGCTGACAGATGGATTACGACACGTTTGCAAAAAAGATGGCTTAATGGCTATTGAGCTGCAAGGGAATCGTTATGATATAGGAGATCAGCTAGGATATACAAAAGCTATTGCAGAAATTGGACTTCAAAGACCCGAATTAAGATCAAAACTTCTAGCCTATTTTGACCAACTTCTAAAAAACGAATCTCAAAAAAAGGAGCTGGTCAAATGA
- the trxA gene encoding thioredoxin, with translation MINAPSLHVSDKSFANETNDGLVLVDFWAQWCTPCKMIGSILEDLDQEFSHKLKIVKLDVDGNELTVLKYGIMNMPTLLLLNNGEVIDKVVGYRRQEQLVSLITKHL, from the coding sequence GTGATCAACGCTCCTAGCTTACACGTTTCTGATAAATCATTTGCAAATGAAACTAATGACGGTTTAGTATTAGTAGATTTTTGGGCACAGTGGTGTACACCGTGCAAAATGATTGGATCAATTCTTGAAGATTTAGATCAAGAGTTTAGCCATAAGTTAAAGATAGTTAAGCTAGATGTTGATGGAAATGAATTAACTGTATTAAAATATGGCATTATGAATATGCCTACATTATTACTTCTAAATAATGGTGAAGTGATTGATAAAGTCGTTGGATACAGGCGACAGGAACAATTAGTTAGTCTTATTACAAAGCATTTATAA
- a CDS encoding histidine kinase N-terminal domain-containing protein, producing the protein MNAIRKEIVQFLDENVSTFIQSWRQRVLISDNDIHKEEVINNGKKMFQLVKLRLENALSEGDVRELAYKVASERVEANINIGDLVFNVNEGRKEINNWIISSGFPYDKLIQILEEINTIFDQFSYYTVKKYTEIKEEQLEEKTLFIDQTHKERLTILGQMSSSFVHEFRNPLTTVIGFTKLINNEYPTIKYIDIIEHELHQLNSRVTQFLHVSKKELINGDKFEVSLKKLFDDLLNFIYPSIVDGDVKVTKNIHSDISVFANQEELRQVFLNILLNSIDALQYVRHTKIMNIDCNTSDGKAEITISNNGPVIPKEIIAVIFEPFFTTKELGTGIGLYICKKIINKHEGEISCVSDEKLTTFSIKLPLFIKKGKCAIS; encoded by the coding sequence ATGAATGCAATTCGTAAGGAAATTGTACAATTTTTAGATGAAAATGTTTCAACCTTTATACAGTCTTGGAGACAACGTGTACTTATTTCAGATAATGATATACATAAGGAAGAAGTTATTAATAACGGTAAAAAAATGTTTCAGTTAGTTAAGCTTAGGTTGGAGAACGCATTAAGTGAGGGAGATGTGCGAGAATTAGCGTACAAGGTAGCTTCAGAAAGAGTAGAAGCGAATATTAATATTGGAGATTTAGTATTTAATGTTAATGAAGGCCGCAAAGAAATTAATAACTGGATTATCAGCTCAGGATTTCCTTACGATAAACTCATACAGATTTTAGAAGAAATCAATACCATTTTTGATCAATTCTCGTATTACACAGTTAAGAAGTATACAGAAATTAAGGAGGAACAATTAGAGGAGAAAACTCTATTTATTGATCAAACACATAAAGAGCGCTTAACCATTTTAGGGCAAATGTCTTCAAGCTTTGTGCATGAATTTAGAAATCCGTTAACAACTGTTATTGGTTTTACAAAGTTAATTAATAATGAATATCCAACGATAAAATATATTGATATTATCGAACATGAGTTACATCAATTAAACTCACGTGTCACTCAATTTCTTCACGTATCAAAAAAAGAATTAATAAACGGTGACAAATTCGAAGTTTCCTTAAAAAAATTGTTTGATGACCTACTAAATTTCATTTATCCAAGCATTGTAGATGGAGATGTTAAAGTTACTAAAAATATTCATTCCGATATTAGTGTTTTTGCAAATCAAGAGGAGCTTAGGCAAGTTTTTTTAAACATCCTATTAAACTCTATAGACGCATTGCAATATGTTAGACACACAAAAATAATGAATATTGATTGTAATACATCTGATGGAAAAGCTGAAATTACGATTTCAAACAATGGACCTGTCATTCCTAAAGAGATCATTGCAGTGATTTTTGAACCGTTTTTTACAACTAAAGAATTAGGTACTGGAATTGGTTTGTATATTTGCAAGAAAATAATTAACAAACATGAGGGAGAAATTAGTTGTGTTTCAGATGAAAAGTTAACTACATTTTCTATAAAGCTTCCTTTGTTTATCAAAAAGGGGAAATGCGCCATTTCATAA
- the galE gene encoding UDP-glucose 4-epimerase GalE: protein MKAVLVTGGAGYIGSHTVQELLRQNIKVIVLDNLSTGHKEAVNSPYFYIGDIADDELLRDIIYTHQVDSIIHFAAKSLVSESLIKPEEYFRENTFKTCSFFEKAIQYGVKRIVFSSTAAVYGITKDEPINEMSTIKPINPYGESKYFTERFLYWLGKKHKIQWIVLRYFNAAGASLDGEIGEDHHPESHLIPLILQTALGKREFISVFGNDYPTFDGTCIRDYIHVIDLANAHIKALKALLEGKIVSNIYNVGTGKGYSVANVINVAREVTNRSIPIEFELRREGDPPILVADSTALQKQLKWKPAFSDLTTIIDSAWNWHFTHPNGYK from the coding sequence ATGAAAGCAGTATTAGTAACTGGAGGAGCAGGATATATTGGCAGCCATACTGTTCAAGAGTTGCTGCGTCAGAACATTAAAGTCATTGTATTAGATAATCTGTCTACTGGTCATAAAGAAGCTGTTAATAGTCCCTATTTCTATATAGGTGACATAGCTGATGATGAATTATTACGTGATATTATTTATACGCATCAAGTTGATTCAATCATACATTTTGCTGCTAAAAGCTTAGTTTCAGAATCATTAATTAAACCTGAAGAATATTTTCGTGAAAATACTTTTAAAACGTGTTCTTTTTTTGAAAAAGCTATACAATATGGTGTGAAACGAATTGTTTTCTCCTCAACAGCTGCTGTTTACGGAATTACAAAAGATGAACCGATAAATGAAATGTCTACGATAAAACCGATTAATCCATATGGTGAGTCCAAGTACTTTACTGAGCGATTTTTATATTGGTTAGGAAAAAAGCATAAAATACAATGGATCGTTCTACGTTATTTTAATGCAGCAGGAGCTTCTTTAGATGGAGAAATCGGTGAAGATCATCACCCGGAAAGTCACCTTATTCCATTAATACTACAAACTGCATTAGGAAAGAGAGAATTTATTTCTGTGTTCGGAAATGATTATCCAACATTTGATGGGACGTGTATTCGTGACTATATCCATGTCATTGACTTAGCAAATGCACATATCAAAGCGTTAAAAGCTTTGTTGGAGGGTAAAATAGTTTCAAATATATACAATGTAGGTACGGGTAAAGGATATTCTGTTGCAAATGTAATCAACGTAGCCAGAGAAGTTACTAATAGAAGTATTCCTATCGAATTTGAACTAAGAAGGGAAGGAGATCCACCTATATTAGTAGCTGATAGTACTGCATTACAAAAACAACTAAAGTGGAAACCAGCATTTAGTGATCTTACAACGATTATTGACAGTGCTTGGAATTGGCACTTTACCCATCCGAACGGTTATAAGTGA
- a CDS encoding response regulator transcription factor, whose protein sequence is MLQILVADDDNHIRQLITLYLEQAGFKVIQASNGRDAWGKLEEYKINLAIVDIMMPYKDGWELTEEIKEFFDIPVLMVTARGESQDKLKGFKKGTDDYLVKPFDPLEMVARVKALLKRYQIEASDILYISHTRLDRKRLQISFENEQMTLPPKEFELLFTLGSVAGKIFTREQLIHQLWGYDYEGDERTVDVHIKRLRERFSKKDTGFEIKTIRGLGYKLVSLSQ, encoded by the coding sequence ATGCTGCAAATTTTAGTTGCAGACGATGATAATCACATTCGTCAATTAATTACTCTTTACCTAGAACAAGCTGGGTTTAAGGTGATTCAAGCTTCTAATGGTAGAGATGCTTGGGGGAAACTAGAAGAATATAAAATTAATCTAGCTATTGTTGACATTATGATGCCATATAAGGATGGCTGGGAATTGACAGAGGAGATTAAAGAATTTTTTGATATACCTGTTCTCATGGTTACAGCTAGAGGAGAATCACAAGATAAGTTAAAAGGCTTTAAAAAGGGAACAGATGATTATTTAGTCAAACCCTTCGATCCACTAGAAATGGTCGCACGTGTAAAAGCGTTACTAAAGCGATATCAGATAGAAGCAAGTGATATATTGTATATTAGTCATACAAGGTTAGATAGAAAACGATTACAAATATCTTTTGAAAATGAACAGATGACCTTACCTCCAAAAGAGTTCGAGTTACTCTTTACTTTAGGTAGTGTAGCTGGAAAAATATTCACAAGAGAACAGCTAATTCATCAATTGTGGGGCTATGACTATGAAGGAGATGAGAGGACTGTGGATGTTCATATAAAAAGATTGAGAGAGCGTTTTTCAAAGAAAGACACAGGTTTTGAAATTAAAACAATCCGTGGACTAGGGTATAAATTAGTGAGTCTAAGTCAATGA
- a CDS encoding PadR family transcriptional regulator, whose translation MDKSSEPKRFALNMSAAQFVKFYILYLLTTRLTMYSEQFKKEFRTLGGQWCPAPSTLLNTLAQMTEDGLLTREVHIKGKRQRIYLYRLTNAGKEEFDVLKKKYYSIFEEQRKVLDKVMTQVYK comes from the coding sequence ATGGATAAGTCTAGTGAGCCTAAACGATTTGCCTTAAATATGAGTGCAGCACAATTTGTGAAATTCTATATTTTGTATTTGTTGACAACGAGGCTAACGATGTATAGTGAACAATTTAAAAAAGAATTTCGCACCCTCGGTGGCCAATGGTGCCCTGCCCCATCAACGCTTCTAAATACGCTTGCTCAAATGACTGAAGATGGCCTATTAACTAGAGAAGTTCATATTAAAGGTAAGAGACAGAGGATTTATTTATATCGATTAACGAATGCAGGAAAAGAAGAATTTGATGTTTTGAAGAAAAAATACTATAGTATTTTTGAAGAACAACGGAAGGTCTTAGATAAAGTCATGACGCAAGTGTATAAATGA
- a CDS encoding GtrA family protein, whose product MNNKGNRFLKFSIVGGINTGIDFAIFSLLAAMGMNYLIAQIISYGGGLLNSYFLNRRWTFQQQARVEITEVVKFILVNLMTLVITSILLAFLYNELNLPLLLCKLLATGFGVFINFIGNRIWVFKNSEERGESV is encoded by the coding sequence ATGAATAACAAAGGAAATCGTTTTCTTAAATTTAGTATTGTTGGTGGGATTAACACAGGCATCGATTTTGCTATATTTTCACTATTGGCCGCTATGGGCATGAATTATTTAATAGCGCAAATCATCTCCTATGGAGGTGGTTTGCTTAATAGCTATTTTCTTAATAGGAGATGGACATTTCAGCAGCAAGCAAGAGTTGAAATAACCGAGGTTGTTAAATTTATCTTAGTTAACTTGATGACGTTAGTAATTACTTCAATCCTACTTGCATTTTTATACAACGAATTAAACTTGCCATTATTATTATGCAAATTGCTTGCGACAGGGTTTGGTGTCTTTATTAACTTTATTGGCAATCGAATTTGGGTTTTTAAAAATTCTGAAGAAAGAGGCGAAAGTGTATGA